The genomic DNA GCTTGGCGGCGTGATCTGGCTGTTCCAGAACGACATGAAAGTGGCGGCGGTCCTGCTGCTGGTATGGGCGGTGCTGGTCACCATGCTCGACAACCTGCTGCGGCCGCTGCTGATCAAGCGCGGCGTGAACCTGTCGATGCTGCTGATCCTGGCCGGGGTGCTGGGCGGCATGTTCGCCTTCGGCATTGTCGGCCTGTTCATCGGCCCGGTGATCCTGGCGGTGACCTCCACACTGCTCAAGGCCTGGGTCGACGAAGTGCCGCCGCCGGCCGCCGACGCGTCGCTGGCGGCTCGCCCGTCCGTCGAGCCCTGAGCCGCGCAAACTGTCCCGCACGGGCCGCCGTGGGAAAACCGCGTAACATCCGCGCCAGGCCCCATGCCTGCGCCGAGAGCGCCGCGCGGGGCCGGTCTGTTCCCGCCTTTCACGCTGTATTCGAGATGACGATATTTCCGCCGATTTCCCGATCCATCCATTTCCCGGTCCTCCTTTCTTGCGCGGGCCGGCCATGAGCGACAGCGTCCGCCTGGCCAAGCGGCTGGCCGCCGAGCAATCCTGTTCCCGTGGCGACGCCGAACGCTACATCGAGGGCGGCTGGGTCGCCGTGGACGGCAAGGTCGTCGAGGAACCCGGTTTCCGCGTCAGCCCTGGCCAGGTTGTCGTCCTGCTGCCGGGCGCGCGGCTGGAAGAGATGCGGCCGGTGAGCATACTGGTGCACAAGCCGGCGGGCCTGTCGGCGTCGGACCCGGCGCATTCGGCGCTGGGCCTGGTCGTGCCCGAAAACCTGATGCCGGGCGACCGTTCGGGCCAGCGCTATCTCAAGCGCATGTTCAACGGCCTCAAGCTGGTCACGCCGCTGGAGCGCGCGGCCAGCGGGCTGGTGGTGTACACGCAGGAATACGCGGTCGCGCGCAAGCTGGTGGAAGAGGGGCGCCACGTCGAGCAGGAATACATTGCGCAGGTGCGCGGCACGCTGGATGCGGCCGGGCTGGCGCGACTGCAGCGCGGCCTGGCCTATGAGGGCCGCCCGGCCACGCCGATGAAGGTCAGCTGGCAGAACGAAACCCACCTGCGCTTCGCGCTCAAGACGCCAGCCCTGGGTTTCATTGAATACGCCTGCGACATGGCGGGGCTGGAACTGCAGGCCCTGCGCCGTATCCGCATCGGTCGACTGCCGATGGCCGGGCTGGCGGTGGGGCAATGGCGTTATCGGCTGGAATACGAGCGCTTCTGACAACTTAAAGTGATTTCTGGAATAACTTAAAGTGTTTTCTCGAATAACTTAAAGTGAATTCTAGGATGAGGCGCTGCGGATTCAGCGTCGGGACGCCTGAGCCAGCGAGTTGCAGGTGGCCGCAAGGTCCAGGCTTTTTCTCATGTAAATTATAGACAATTCCAATAAGTAATTGATAAATAAAACAATATAAAACGAACAAGGATCCAATATGGCGATACGGCCTCGCGAGTCTCAAGTCCCGATCGATCCCGCGCGACGCGGCCTGCTAAGGGTCGCGGGCGCCCTGGGATTGTCCAGCCTGGCGCTGGCGGGTTGCGCGAGTCGGGTGACGCCTTCGGGAGCCGGCCCGGCCGCGACCACGCGTGACACGGCGGCAAGCGGTGCCGCGCCCGGCCGCGACACGGCCGTGTCCGCCTTGCGGCCGGGCGGCCGGGTGGCGATCGTGGCGCCCGCGTCGGCGGCCGACGGGGCGGCCCTGGACGCAGCCGAATGGCTGCAGGCGCGCGGCTACGAGCCCCGCATCATGCCCGCCGCGCTCACGCGCAGCGATGCGCCATACGACTACCTGGCCGGCGATGACAATGCGCGCCTGAACGACCTGCACTCGGCGTTCGCCGATCCCGCGATCGACGCGATCTGGTGCCTGCAGGGCGGCTTCGGCTCATGGCGGCTGGCCGACAGGCTCGACTTCGACCTGCTGCGTCGGCATCCCAAGCCCTTCATCGGATACAGCGACATCACGGCGCTGCATCTGGCAATGCAGCGCCACGCCGGCTTCGTCACTTTCCACGGTCCGATGCTGGCGCAGGACCTGCTGGCCGGCAAGGAGGAACCCACCGCCAGCCACGTGCTGGCCATGGTGGGCGGGCAGATCGGGCAGGGCGCCTGGATCGACGCGCCGCCCGCATCCAATCCGGTGGTCCTGGCGCCGGGCGTGGCCAGCGGCCGGCTGGTGGGCGGCAACCTGGCGCTGATCGCCGCCATGATCGGCTCGCGCCATGAGATCGCCACGCGCGACGCCATCCTGTTCATCGAGGACGTCAACGAGGCGCTGCCCCGCATCGACCGCCTGCTGTGGCAGTTGCGTTCGGCGGGCAAGTTCGACCATATCAAGGGCGTGCTGGCGGGCAATTTCACCCGGCTGGGCCTGCCGATGGGCGACGCGCCGGGCCAAAGCCAGTTGTTTCCGCTGCTGCTGGAACAGTTCGGCGGGCGCGGCATACCGGTGCTGGCGGCCTGGCCCAGCGGCCACGGCGATCCCAACCTGACGCTGCCGCTTGGCGCGAAGGTGACGCTGGACACCCAGCGCCGCGGACTGCGGCTCGATCAGGCGGTGGCGCGGTAAGCGCGCCGCCCCGTGCCGGAGCCCCACGCATGAATGATTTTTTCCAGGCCCTGGGCCGCCAATTGAAATCCCCGCATCGCTCGCGCGCCAGCGAGCGCCATGCCCGCGCCAAGGCATTCCGCTGCGTCTGCGGCCAGCAGGTCTTTTTCAACAACAGCGAATGCCTGAACTGCCACCGGCAACTCGGCTTCGACCCAAAGCGCGGCCACGTCCTGGCGCTGGACCCCGGCAAGGCCGGGGGCCTATGGATCGAAGCCGGGCGCGCGCGCGGCCGGACCTTCAGGCGCTGCGCCAATTACGCCTCGGCCGCGGCCTGCAACTGGCTGCTGCCGGCCGCGGCCAGCGGGTCGCTCTGCCTGGCCTGTGGCCTGAACCGCACCATTCCCGATTTATCCGTCGCGGAAAACGGTCCGTTATGGGGCAAGGTGGAAGCCGCCAAGCGCCAGCTGGTCGCCCAGCTCCT from Achromobacter xylosoxidans includes the following:
- a CDS encoding RNA pseudouridine synthase, coding for MSDSVRLAKRLAAEQSCSRGDAERYIEGGWVAVDGKVVEEPGFRVSPGQVVVLLPGARLEEMRPVSILVHKPAGLSASDPAHSALGLVVPENLMPGDRSGQRYLKRMFNGLKLVTPLERAASGLVVYTQEYAVARKLVEEGRHVEQEYIAQVRGTLDAAGLARLQRGLAYEGRPATPMKVSWQNETHLRFALKTPALGFIEYACDMAGLELQALRRIRIGRLPMAGLAVGQWRYRLEYERF
- a CDS encoding LD-carboxypeptidase; translation: MSALRPGGRVAIVAPASAADGAALDAAEWLQARGYEPRIMPAALTRSDAPYDYLAGDDNARLNDLHSAFADPAIDAIWCLQGGFGSWRLADRLDFDLLRRHPKPFIGYSDITALHLAMQRHAGFVTFHGPMLAQDLLAGKEEPTASHVLAMVGGQIGQGAWIDAPPASNPVVLAPGVASGRLVGGNLALIAAMIGSRHEIATRDAILFIEDVNEALPRIDRLLWQLRSAGKFDHIKGVLAGNFTRLGLPMGDAPGQSQLFPLLLEQFGGRGIPVLAAWPSGHGDPNLTLPLGAKVTLDTQRRGLRLDQAVAR